The Paenibacillus sp. BIC5C1 DNA segment CAATTGGCGTCTCATATGGCGGGTTAATCATACGTGCAGCCAGATCCGCGAATACGAGCAGCAGACTGCCCATCACTGCGGAACATGGAATAATCCAGCGATAATCGACCCCAACCAATTTACGTGTGAGATGGGGAATGATAAGCCCTACAAAACCAACAGCACCCACCACGGATACGGCTGTACCCGCGAGGATCAGGACAACAATCAGACCAACCAGCTTGATCAAGCCAGTACGTTGACCCAACCCAACGGCAATGTCTTCTCCCAAGCTAAGCAGCGTAATGGAACGGGAAATAATAATCCCTGCAATAAGCGCAGCCAAAACCCAAGGGAACATGACCTCTAACTGGGACCACTTCGTCCCGGCTACACCACCAGCTGTCCAGAAAGCGAGATCTTGTCCAATTTTGAAATACAGTGCAATCCCTTCGCTTAGTGCTGACAACATCGCAGACACTGCCGCCCCCGCCAGAACGAGCCGGAGAGGTGTAAGTCCGGATTTGGACGCTGCACCGAAACCATAAACCAATAGAACCCCAAGTCCTGCCCCCACAAAGGAGTACAGAATGATATACATATATGGCATGCCTGGGAAAAAGGCAAAGCAGACAGCGAGCGCAAATCCTGCGCCAGCATTCAGTCCGAGTAACCCGGAATCTGCCAGCGGGTTACGGGTCATCCCCTGCATAATCGCACCGGCTACAGCGAAGCAGGCACCGACCATCGCTCCGCCAAGTATACGTGGTAACCGAATCTCCCATATGATCTGATGCGGAGTCAGTTCAGGATTAAAGTTAAAAATGGCTTCCCATACAACGCCCAGCTTAATATCTGCGGCCCCAAACGAAATGGATAACGCCATCCCCAGTGCGAGCAGCAGAATCCCCCCGGTCAGGATCAATGTGGCAGCCCAGGGACGAGTGTGTATTTTGGCTGTCGGTGATTCCGTAGGTTGACTTGCCGATGAAACTTTCGAACTCATATGTCCCCACCCTTGTTATGAGTGGTGCAGACAGATCCTATGTACATAACATTCACCTCTCTATTAATACATAACTGATATTGATATTGATTCTCATTCCCATAGACCATTGTATGTCAACTAACTGTCTCTGGCAATGGACAAATGGGACATGTTTATTGCATAAATGAATTTTTGTACTAAAAAAAGCTGCATGGATTATAAGAACTCCAATGCAGCACCTCTGTTTTAAATATGAATTAACGACTATGTACAGCAGTCAATGCTGCCAGCACATCAGGCACATCCGTAATGATTCCCTTCACACCCATGTTGATCAGTTCCTGCATTTCGGTAGGATCATTCACCGTGAAAGGATGTGTTGCAATTCCCTGAGCCAGTGCAGCAGCAACTTCCTCTCGTGTTACAGCCAGCTTGTAAGGATGAAGAGCAGAAGCTTCCAGTTTGGCC contains these protein-coding regions:
- a CDS encoding FecCD family ABC transporter permease translates to MSSKVSSASQPTESPTAKIHTRPWAATLILTGGILLLALGMALSISFGAADIKLGVVWEAIFNFNPELTPHQIIWEIRLPRILGGAMVGACFAVAGAIMQGMTRNPLADSGLLGLNAGAGFALAVCFAFFPGMPYMYIILYSFVGAGLGVLLVYGFGAASKSGLTPLRLVLAGAAVSAMLSALSEGIALYFKIGQDLAFWTAGGVAGTKWSQLEVMFPWVLAALIAGIIISRSITLLSLGEDIAVGLGQRTGLIKLVGLIVVLILAGTAVSVVGAVGFVGLIIPHLTRKLVGVDYRWIIPCSAVMGSLLLVFADLAARMINPPYETPIGALVALIGVPFFLYLARKERRTL